The window GGTGGAGGCATTACTGCTTTGGGATGGAAAGCCGGAGATATAGATTTGTTTTGGGACAGAGTTATTACCAATACAGATAATGATAAAGTAGAACTGGATGTTCCTTTGACAATGGCTCTTGATGCTCAGTGGGGAAAATCTAAACTGCTGGTATATCGCTGGAATAATAGAATCTCTGATTGTGGTGTTGAGAATCTTTCTATTGAATCAAGCTATAATCAAAAATATCTTAAAGATGAAGATCATTGTTGGGGAGGTGTATCAATTGAAAATGCAGAAAACTGCTGGGTACGTAAAGTCTCATTTAAATATCTTGCCGGAAGTGCTGTTTTTGTTCAGCGGACAGCTTCAAAAGTAACTGTAGAAGATTGCATCTCTACTGATCCTGTTTCTGAAACCGGAGGTATGCGTAGAAATACATTCCTGACAATGGGTCAGCAAACTCTTTTCCAACGCTGTTATTCAGAACATGGTATGCACGACTTTGGTGCAGGATTTTGTGCTCCCGGACCAAATGCTTTTGTACAGTGTGAAGCTAAAGAAGCCTTTGGGTTTAGTGGCGCTTTGGAAAGTTGGGCTTGCGGTTTGTTGTTTGATATAGTAAATATTGATGGTAATAATCTTACTTTCAAAAATCTGGGTCAGGATTATTGCGGTGCAGGTTGGGGAACAGCAAACAGTCTTTTCTGGCAATGTACTGCTGCAGAAATAGAATGTTACTCTCCTGCAAAAGATGCAGTAAACAGAGCTTATGGAACATGGGCTCAATTCTCTGGTAATGGCGAATGGAACGAATCAAACAACCATATTCAGCCAAGAAGTTTTTTCTATGCACAATTAGAAGATCGTTTGGGTAAAGATTGTTCGGCAAGAGGGCGTGTATTACCAATGAATACAGAAGCTTCAAGTAGCCCAAGTCTTGAAGTTGCAGCTCTGATGGCTAAACAGTCTTTAACTACTCCTAGATTAACATTATGCCATTGGATTGAACAAGATTCAATGCCTGAAAATATTGTAGCTCATGCAAAACTGAAACTAGCTTCATCTTTAAAGGTCAATAAAGAAAAGGAATCAGCACAAAAGCAAATGGCCGTTGTTGATGGTAAGATTGAGATCAACAACCATCTTTTAACGGGTAACAAATTTGAAGTTCCATGGTGGAACGGTAAACTAAAAACTAGCTTTTTACCTCAGGCAAAACCACATATTACCAGATTTGTTCCAGGTAGAGAAGGAACAGGACTTACCGATCGCATTGATTCTGTCGTTTCATACATGAAGAATCAGAATATCGTAGTATTAGATCATAACTATGGTTTATGGTATGACTTAAGGAGAGATGATCATGAACGTACCCGCCGTAGAACAGGAGATGTATGGGGACCTTTCTATGAACAACCTTTTGCTCGATGTGGCGAAGGTACTGCATGGGACGGATTGTCAAAATATGATTTAAACATGCCAAATGAATGGTACTGGACACGATTGAAGGAGTTTGCGGATGAATCAGACAAAGAAGGATTAGTCCTTTTCCATGAGAATTATTTCCAGCATAATATTATTGAAGCCGGTGCACACTGGGTAGATTGTCCATGGCGTTCTGCAAATAATATTAATGACACAGATTTCCCGGAACCGGTTCCTTTTACCGGCGATAAGAGAATATTTATGGCTGACCGTTTTTATGACATTTCTCATCCTGTTAGAAGAGAACTTCATCGAAAATATATTCGCCAATGTCTGAATAATTTTGCGGATAATAAGAATGTGGTTCAGCTTATAAGTGCAGAATTTACAGGACCTCTTCATTTTGTTGAATTCTGGCTGGATGAGATTGGAACATGGGGAAAGGAAACAGGTAAGCATGCTACTGTGGCACTTAGTACAACGAAAGATGTCCAGGATGCAATTCTGAAAGATCAAAAGCGTGCTGGTTTAGTTGATATTATCGATATCAGATACTGGCATTATAAAAGTGATGGAACTACATATGCTCCCGAAGGTGGAAAGAACTTAGCTCCAAGACAACATGCCCGCCTGATGAAAGTTGGCAAGGTTACTTTCAATGAAGCTTATAAAGCAGTAAGTGAATATAGAGAAAAGTATCCGGAAAAAGCAGTTACCTATTATGCACAGAATTATCCCGATATGGCTTGGGCGGTATTTATGGCCGGAGGATCTTTACCAGTACTTCCTGAAATAAATGATACTTCATTATTAAAGGATGCTTTAAAAATGCATGTGGAAAAAACCGGTACAAACAGTTATTATAAACTGGTAAAAAATGGTCTGGGAACAATTATTTATTGCCAGTCAAAGGGAAATTTTGCTTTGCCGGTAGCTCCAGGGGTATATACATTAAAGAAAATAGATGTAAAAACAGGAAAGGTTTCTGTTGTTGCTAATAAGCTGAAAGTAGTTGATACTTATCAGTTTAATGGTGGTGTGGAAGCTCCGGAAGTTTACTGGTTTCAGGCCTTGTAAGTATAAAAAGAGGGATTAATTAGCAAAAATATGTTATAAAACAGAATTATCAATAGTTTCCATTCTATGACCAAATATTCCCAGAAATATACTCTATTGATCTATAGCTTTGCATTGTCTAGAAAGACAACACATAAAGTTAATAGATATCATGAAGGAACAGAATGAGAATAGAATGGATAGTGTGACTAACGATACTGAGTTATCGCAGTTGCTTTCCCTTTTAGTATCAGGAGATGTGAATGCTTTCTCCAGAATATATGATTTACATGTGAATATGCTTTTTAATTATGGTTGCAGACTAACAACAGATAAAGAACTTTTAAAGGATTGTATTCATGATATTTTTATTAAGATCTATAATAAGCGTAAAGATCTAGGGGAAATAGCTAATTTCAAATCATATCTTTTCATCTCATTGAAAAATAAGCTATGTGATGAAAGCCGTAAAAGAACTAATTTTGATGATTATCCTGTAGAAGAATTGAATCCTGTTGCTACAGAGAATGTAGAGAATGATTATATTAAGCTTGAAATGGAGTCTGTTTCAAATGAGAGAGTGAAGTATCTTTTAAATCAACTTCCTCCACGCCAGAAAGAGGCATTAACTTTATATTATTTAGAAGAGAAGAAATACGAAGATATTTGCATACTTATGGATATGAATTATCAGTCGGTACGCAATTTAATTCATCGTGGAGTACTTAAACTTCGAAGTATTGCTGTTTAAATAGATTTTATTGAAAGAGAATGAGTACAAGTTTTCCCCTTATCCGTTTTTTAAATATATCAATTAATTATATGATAAAGTGGGAAAAGATGAATTTAACAGTATAGAAGACTTTCTGACATATGACATTTACATCTGTTTTGTTCTCGAACAAACTTCTTCGCTGAAGAAATATTGGGATGATTTCTTTAAAAACCATCCCGAAAAGAAATCTTTAGCACAGGAAGCAAGACAAATACTCCTCAATGAATCAGATGTTTCAGGCATTAGTTTTGCAGAAAAAGAAGAGCTGAAAGAGAGAATTCTTTCAACGATTAAGAATATAGAGGTTAAATAGGGTTGATTATGATAGAATGGCCCGATGGCTGAATGCAAATTCAGACATCGGGTCATTTTGCTTTTTTATTTGATGTTACAATCCTTTTTTCTTTGCTTCATTCCAGTATTTGTCCATCTCCTCAAGTGGCATATCTTTCAGATTGAGACCTTGCTTGATGGTGTGTTCTTCCAGGTAATTAAAGCGGCGGATAAATTTATGATTCGTTCGTTCCAGTGCATTATCCGGATTAATTCCATAAAGACGGGCTGCATTGATGATGCTAAAGAAAAGATCACCAAATTCTGCTTCTGCTTTATCTTTATCCATTGAGGATATTTCAGTCTGAAGTTCACCAAATTCTTCTTTTACCTTATCCCAAACCTGCTCTTTTTTCTCCCAATCGAAGCCAACATTCCGTGCTTTATCTTGTATGCGGTAAGCTTTAATCACTGAGGGTAGGGAAGAGGGAACTCCACTTAGCACGGATTTATTGCCTCCTTTTTCTTTCAATTTAAGCTGCTCCCAGTTTTGAGAAACTTGTCCTGCTGTTTCAGCAACTGTATCACCAAATACATGAGGATGACGGAAAATAAGTTTTTCGCACAAATGATCGCAAACGTCTTTAATATCAAAATCATCTTTTTCGGAAGCAATTTTGGAATAAAAAGCAACATGTAGTAATACATCTCCCAGCTCTTTACAGGTGTCTTTTTTATCACCTTTCATCAAAGCGTCACTTAATTCGTATACCTCTTCAATGGTGTTGGCTCTCAGACTCTCGTTTGTTTGTTTCCTGTCCCACGGACATTTCTCGCGAAGCTCATCGAGGATATCCAGAAAATGACCGAAGGCTTCTATTTGTTCTTTTCTTGTATGCATGTTTGTAATTCTTTTAATCAATAGCAAAAGTAGCCATTTCTTTCGCAGTTAATCGCCTTTTTTTATTAATTTTGCGGTCAATATTCAATGAATTAATAAATTATCAGATAAAAACATGGAATTAGCAAGTAAGTATAACCCCGCCGACGTGGAGGATAAGTGGTACCAGTATTGGCTGGATCATAAATTATTTAAGTCAAAACCTGATGGACGCGAGCCATATACAGTAGTGATACCTCCTCCAAATGTGACTGGTGTGCTACATATGGGCCACATGCTGAACAATACCATTCAGGATATCCTTGTCCGCCGTGCCCGTATGGAGGGAAAGAATGCTTGCTGGGTACCGGGAACAGACCATGCTTCTATTGCTACTGAAGCAAAAGTAGTGAATAAACTGGCTGCCGAAGGTATTAAGAAAACTGATTTAACCCGTGATGAGTTCCTGAAACACGCATGGCAGTGGACTGATAAGCACGGTGGCATCATTCTTGAGCAGTTGAAAAAGCTGGGTGCTTCCTGTGACTGGGATCGTACAGCGTTTACTATGGACGAGTCTCGTTCAGAAAGCGTGCTTAAAGTATTTGTTGATCTTTACAAAAAAGGTTTGATCTACCGTGGCGTGCGTATGGTGAACTGGGATCCAAAAGCGCTTACCGCTTTGTCTGATGAGGAAGTTATCTACAAAGAAGAGCACAGCAAATTGTTCTACCTTCGTTATATGATTGAAGGGGAAGATAAATACATTATTGTGGCTACTACCCGTCCTGAAACAATTTTGGGTGATAGTGCTGTTTGTGTGAATCCAAATGATCCACGTTACAGTTACCTGAAAGGAAAGAAAGTAATTGTTCCTTTGGTGAACCGTGCCGTGCCTATCATCATGGACGATTATGTAGACATCGAGTTTGGTACAGGTTGCCTGAAAGTAACTCCTGCTCATGATGTAAACGACTATATGCTTGGAGAGAAATATAATCTTCAGACTATTGATATTTTCAATGCCGACGGAACAATAAGTGAAGCCGGAGGCATGTATGTTGGAATGGATCGTTTCGATGTACGTGAGCAAATAGAGAAAGATCTTAATGCTGCCGGACTGATGGAGAAGGTTGAAGCTTACGATAACAAGGTTGGTTACTCAGAACGTACCAATGTGGTTATTGAACCGAAGCTTTCTATGCAATGGTTCCTTAATATGACCGATTTGGCTAAACCAGCTTTGGATTCGGTTATGAACGATGACATTAAATTCCACCCTGCTAAATTCAAAAATACATACCGTCACTGGATGGAGAATGTGAAGGACTGGTGTATCTCCCGTCAGTTGTGGTGGGGACATCGTATTCCTGCTTATTTCCTTCCTAAAGGTGGCTTCGTTGTAGCTGCTACTGAAGAAGAGGCTTTGCAACTGGCTCGTACAAAGACTGGCGATGCTAACCTGCAACTGTCCGACCTTCGTCAGGATGAAGATTGCCTTGATACCTGGTTCTCTTCATGGTTATGGCCTATCTCTTTGTTCGATGGAATTAATAATCCGGGTAATGAAGAAATTAAATATTACTATCCAACCAGCGATCTTGTAACAGGACCGGATATTATCTTCTTCTGGGTAGCTCGTATGATTATTGCGGGTTATGAATACCAGAATGAATTGCCATTTAAGAATGTTTATTTTACGGGTATTGTTCGCGACAAACAAGGACGTAAGATGTCTAAGTCTTTGGGTAATTCACCTGATCCTTTAGATTTGATAGAGAAATTCGGTGCCGATGGTGTTCGTATGGGAATGATGCTTGCTGCTCCGGCAGGAAACGACATCCTGTTTGATGATC of the uncultured Bacteroides sp. genome contains:
- the mazG gene encoding nucleoside triphosphate pyrophosphohydrolase yields the protein MHTRKEQIEAFGHFLDILDELREKCPWDRKQTNESLRANTIEEVYELSDALMKGDKKDTCKELGDVLLHVAFYSKIASEKDDFDIKDVCDHLCEKLIFRHPHVFGDTVAETAGQVSQNWEQLKLKEKGGNKSVLSGVPSSLPSVIKAYRIQDKARNVGFDWEKKEQVWDKVKEEFGELQTEISSMDKDKAEAEFGDLFFSIINAARLYGINPDNALERTNHKFIRRFNYLEEHTIKQGLNLKDMPLEEMDKYWNEAKKKGL
- a CDS encoding RNA polymerase sigma factor, translated to MDSVTNDTELSQLLSLLVSGDVNAFSRIYDLHVNMLFNYGCRLTTDKELLKDCIHDIFIKIYNKRKDLGEIANFKSYLFISLKNKLCDESRKRTNFDDYPVEELNPVATENVENDYIKLEMESVSNERVKYLLNQLPPRQKEALTLYYLEEKKYEDICILMDMNYQSVRNLIHRGVLKLRSIAV
- a CDS encoding valine--tRNA ligase — translated: MELASKYNPADVEDKWYQYWLDHKLFKSKPDGREPYTVVIPPPNVTGVLHMGHMLNNTIQDILVRRARMEGKNACWVPGTDHASIATEAKVVNKLAAEGIKKTDLTRDEFLKHAWQWTDKHGGIILEQLKKLGASCDWDRTAFTMDESRSESVLKVFVDLYKKGLIYRGVRMVNWDPKALTALSDEEVIYKEEHSKLFYLRYMIEGEDKYIIVATTRPETILGDSAVCVNPNDPRYSYLKGKKVIVPLVNRAVPIIMDDYVDIEFGTGCLKVTPAHDVNDYMLGEKYNLQTIDIFNADGTISEAGGMYVGMDRFDVREQIEKDLNAAGLMEKVEAYDNKVGYSERTNVVIEPKLSMQWFLNMTDLAKPALDSVMNDDIKFHPAKFKNTYRHWMENVKDWCISRQLWWGHRIPAYFLPKGGFVVAATEEEALQLARTKTGDANLQLSDLRQDEDCLDTWFSSWLWPISLFDGINNPGNEEIKYYYPTSDLVTGPDIIFFWVARMIIAGYEYQNELPFKNVYFTGIVRDKQGRKMSKSLGNSPDPLDLIEKFGADGVRMGMMLAAPAGNDILFDDQLCEQGRNFNNKIWNAFRLIKGWEVDNTIEPSEAATLAAEWFTNVMSKAIDEVQDLFSKYRLSEALMVVYKLFWDEFSSWYLELIKPAYGAPIDGKTYAVTLKFFDDLLRLLHPFMPFITEELWQCLTDRKDGESIMSQTLPSYKAAKEDTLSSFEATKEVIAGVRTIRMQKNIAQKNQLELEIIGENPVQYWIPAISKMCNLSSLKSVEDKSAGAASFIVGTTEYAVPLGDLIDVAAEIEKLKTDLKYQEGFLNSVLKKLSNERFVNNAPAAVIDIERKKQADAESIIKSLKESIEGFQNK
- a CDS encoding DUF6298 domain-containing protein encodes the protein MRIIRITALRNIFIVVSCAIAVQSLFAQKYSLELKNSKVKYNLDQQNNRVLDFSYCGYRSSDKDIPAVSNKIFVSHQEGDCSAIIQRAINYVSSLAPDKNGFRGTVLLDKGVFYLDKSLFIIKSGVVLRGTDKNQTVLIKRGYDRGFVIYVEGKNDMKVIDTIAITSPYVPVNSRSISIIPGHNIKKGDRVMVYRPSTTEWIASLGCDHFGGGITALGWKAGDIDLFWDRVITNTDNDKVELDVPLTMALDAQWGKSKLLVYRWNNRISDCGVENLSIESSYNQKYLKDEDHCWGGVSIENAENCWVRKVSFKYLAGSAVFVQRTASKVTVEDCISTDPVSETGGMRRNTFLTMGQQTLFQRCYSEHGMHDFGAGFCAPGPNAFVQCEAKEAFGFSGALESWACGLLFDIVNIDGNNLTFKNLGQDYCGAGWGTANSLFWQCTAAEIECYSPAKDAVNRAYGTWAQFSGNGEWNESNNHIQPRSFFYAQLEDRLGKDCSARGRVLPMNTEASSSPSLEVAALMAKQSLTTPRLTLCHWIEQDSMPENIVAHAKLKLASSLKVNKEKESAQKQMAVVDGKIEINNHLLTGNKFEVPWWNGKLKTSFLPQAKPHITRFVPGREGTGLTDRIDSVVSYMKNQNIVVLDHNYGLWYDLRRDDHERTRRRTGDVWGPFYEQPFARCGEGTAWDGLSKYDLNMPNEWYWTRLKEFADESDKEGLVLFHENYFQHNIIEAGAHWVDCPWRSANNINDTDFPEPVPFTGDKRIFMADRFYDISHPVRRELHRKYIRQCLNNFADNKNVVQLISAEFTGPLHFVEFWLDEIGTWGKETGKHATVALSTTKDVQDAILKDQKRAGLVDIIDIRYWHYKSDGTTYAPEGGKNLAPRQHARLMKVGKVTFNEAYKAVSEYREKYPEKAVTYYAQNYPDMAWAVFMAGGSLPVLPEINDTSLLKDALKMHVEKTGTNSYYKLVKNGLGTIIYCQSKGNFALPVAPGVYTLKKIDVKTGKVSVVANKLKVVDTYQFNGGVEAPEVYWFQAL